Proteins from a genomic interval of Arachis hypogaea cultivar Tifrunner chromosome 10, arahy.Tifrunner.gnm2.J5K5, whole genome shotgun sequence:
- the LOC112716053 gene encoding uncharacterized protein, translating into MASSGNNNKILRETKSMSAAETTAAAAVEAVSCVKCYCCGLTEECTPRYIDRVRERYEGRWICGLCAEAVKEETLKSRRDISTDEALKRHVSFFQEFRSSSSSSGPQDLILAMKQLLLRSLDSSSSSSSPRSSGDGRRLGRSQSCFSSVNSGPTSQPNPHSQNRIVHGRDIREKEFSRKNLLTLYRPTKTTSWKVLEPC; encoded by the exons ATGGCCAGCAGcggcaataataataaaattctgaGAGAAACAAAGTCTATGTCAGCGGCCGAGACAACGGCCGCGGCAGCGGTGGAGGCAGTGTCGTGCGTGAAATGCTACTGCTGCGGGCTGACGGAGGAGTGCACGCCGCGCTACATCGACCGCGTGCGGGAGAGGTACGAAGGTCGGTGGATATGTGGACTGTGCGCGGAGGCGGTTAAGGAAGAAACGTTGAAGTCTCGGAGGGACATTAGCACCGATGAGGCGCTGAAGCGCCACGTAAGCTTCTTCCAAGAATTCAGGTCTTCGAGTTCGAGTTCGGGCCCTCAGGATTTGATCCTTGCAATGAAGCAACTCCTTCTGAGGTCTctggattcatcttcttcttcttcgtcgccGAGAAGTAGTGGCGATGGAAGAAGACTTGGGAGATCTCAGAGTTGTTTTTCGAGCGTGAATAGTGGACCAACCTCGCAGCCAAATCCACACTCTCAGAATAGGATTGTACATGGTAGAGACATTAGAGAG AAAGAGTTTTCAAGAAAGAACTTACTTACGCTTTATAGGCCCACTAAAACTACGAGTTGGAAAGTGCTGGAACCCTGCTGA
- the LOC112716055 gene encoding copper transporter 5.1 — MMHMTFYWGRYVTILFDSWKTDSWLSYALSLLACLVVAIFYQYLENRRIRLKLFAAGIPSSAAAPEIEAPLLRRKLAGERARLGVKVAGSVLFGVSSAIGYLLMLAVMSFNGGVFLAIVLGLAIGHFIFRNEGEASVVVDSSCACA; from the coding sequence ATGATGCACATGACCTTCTATTGGGGCAGGTACGTTACGATTCTCTTCGATTCGTGGAAGACCGATTCGTGGCTGAGTTACGCGCTGAGCTTGTTGGCGTGTCTCGTGGTCGCGATTTTCTACCAGTATCTTGAGAACCGCCGCATTCGCTTGAAGCTCTTCGCCGCGGGGATCCCATCTTCGGCGGCGGCGCCAGAGATCGAGGCGCCTCTACTGCGGCGGAAGTTGGCGGGGGAGAGAGCGAGGTTGGGAGTGAAGGTTGCGGGATCGGTGCTGTTTGGGGTGAGCTCGGCGATCGGGTATTTGCTGATGCTGGCGGTGATGTCATTCAACGGTGGGGTGTTTCTGGCCATCGTTTTGGGTCTTGCAATTGGCCATTTCATTTTCAggaatgagggtgaagcttccGTTGTTGTTGATAGTTCTTGTGCCTGTGCTTAA
- the LOC112716054 gene encoding G-protein coupled receptor 1, translating into MASSAAVAGVLSAHDRQILTAVNTGASSLSFVGSGFIVLCYVLFKELRKFSFKLVFYLALSDMLCSFFSIVGDPAKGFFCYAQGYSTHFFCVASFLWTTTIAFTLHRTVVRHKADVEELEAIFHLYVWGTSLVMTVIRSFGNDHRHFGIWCWTQTGRTGKAVHFVTFYTPLWGAILYNGFTYFQVIRMLNNATRMAVGISDRLYVPDARDNMKSLNRWGYYPLILIGSWAFGTINLVHDFIEPGHKIFWLSFLDVGMAALMGLFNSIAYGLNSSVRRAICERMDMFLPERVCRWLPNNFKYRNQQQENELVSLKIEDK; encoded by the exons ATGGCGAGCTCGGCCGCGGTCGCCGGCGTTCTATCGGCGCACGATCGCCAGATTCTGACAGCTGTGAATACCGGAGCCTCCAGCCTTTCGTTTGTGGGTTCAGGCTTCATCGTGCTCTGCTACGTTCTCTTCAAGGAACTTCGCAAGTTTTCTTTCAAGCTTGTTTTCTACCTTGCCCTCTCC GATATGCTTTGCAGTTTCTTCAGCATAGTAGG GGACCCAGCCAAAGGTTTCTTCTGCTATGCTCAAGGCTATAGCACGCATTTCTTTTGTGTGGCGTCTTTCCTGTGGACTACAACAATTGCTTTTACTCTTCATCGAACTGTAGTTAGGCACAAAGCTGATGTTGAAGAATTGGAGGCAATCTTTCACCTGTATGTATGGG GTACTTCACTGGTTATGACAGTGATCCGCTCCTTTGGTAATGACCATAGACATTTCGGCATATGGTGTTGGACTCAAACAGGCCGCACAGGGAAG GCAGTTCATTTTGTAACATTTTACACACCTCTCTGGGGTGCAATTTTGTACAACGGGTTTACATACTTTCAAGTAATACGCATGCTGAATAACGCAACCCGT ATGGCAGTTGGTATCTCAGACCGACTTTATGTTCCAGATGCAAGAGATAACATGAAG TCTCTGAATCGATGGGGATACTATCCACTGATTCTAATTGGATCATGGGCATTTGGCACTATTAACCTTGTTCATGATTTTATTGAGCCTGGccataagatattttggctgtcATTTCTTGACGTTGGAATGGCTGCCCTTATG GGCCTCTTCAACTCAATTGCATATGGCCTCAATTCTTCAGTTCGTCGTGCAATTTGTGAAAGAATGGACAT GTTCTTACCAGAGAGAGTCTGCAGATGGCTGCCAAACAATTTCAAGTACAGGAACCAGCAGCAAGAAAATGAACTGGTCTCcttaaaaattgaagataaaTAA